In one window of Janthinobacterium sp. 1_2014MBL_MicDiv DNA:
- a CDS encoding DUF6331 family protein, with product MTERDRQYDLQIDDDEWIEHISIEARYGQAVDIDAHLAGLGPLIDRLESHCVAGCCGFDAFDFTRDAIDAALPGLDRAPLLAACASARNAVAAVASGVVLSNRMNNACDSRVFLRLLEHIASRIAGHASPV from the coding sequence ATGACCGAACGCGACCGCCAGTACGATCTCCAGATCGACGATGATGAATGGATCGAACACATCAGTATCGAAGCACGCTATGGCCAGGCCGTGGACATCGATGCCCACCTCGCGGGGCTGGGGCCGCTGATCGACCGCCTGGAAAGCCATTGCGTGGCCGGCTGCTGCGGCTTCGACGCCTTCGATTTCACGCGCGACGCCATCGACGCGGCGCTGCCCGGGCTAGATCGGGCGCCATTGCTGGCAGCGTGCGCGTCGGCCAGGAACGCCGTGGCAGCCGTCGCCAGCGGCGTCGTCCTGAGCAACAGAATGAACAACGCGTGCGACAGCCGCGTCTTCCTGCGCCTGCTTGAGCATATCGCAAGCCGCATCGCCGGCCATGCAAGCCCGGTTTGA
- a CDS encoding carbonic anhydrase: MRDIIAGFLRFQKEVFPERRELFKTLATGQTPKALFISCSDSRMVPELVTQREPGELFVIRNAGNIVPSFGPEPGGVSASVEFAVAALNVTDIVICGHSDCGAMKAIATCTCLDHMPAVKNWLRHSDAARMINESIEHATEQDRIDGMVRANVVAQLNNIRTHPSVALGITQKRLTLHGWVYDIENGSLDALDEATGQFVPLAEHPASKL, from the coding sequence ATGCGCGACATCATTGCCGGATTTTTACGATTCCAGAAGGAAGTCTTTCCCGAACGCCGAGAGTTGTTCAAGACACTGGCAACGGGACAGACGCCGAAGGCATTGTTCATTTCCTGCTCCGACAGCAGGATGGTGCCCGAACTGGTGACGCAGCGGGAACCGGGCGAACTGTTCGTGATCCGCAACGCGGGCAACATCGTGCCCTCGTTCGGCCCCGAACCGGGAGGCGTGAGCGCGTCCGTCGAATTTGCCGTGGCGGCCCTGAACGTGACCGACATCGTCATTTGCGGCCATTCCGACTGCGGCGCCATGAAAGCCATCGCCACCTGCACCTGCCTCGATCACATGCCGGCCGTCAAGAACTGGCTGCGGCACTCGGATGCGGCGCGCATGATCAATGAATCCATCGAGCATGCAACGGAACAGGACCGCATCGATGGCATGGTGCGCGCCAATGTGGTGGCGCAACTCAATAATATCCGCACCCACCCCTCGGTGGCCCTGGGCATCACGCAAAAGCGCCTGACCCTGCATGGCTGGGTGTATGACATCGAAAACGGTTCGCTGGACGCGCTCGACGAGGCTACGGGCCAGTTCGTCCCGCTGGCGGAGCACCCGGCATCGAAGCTGTGA
- the fdx gene encoding ISC system 2Fe-2S type ferredoxin — MPRITVLPHPELAPDGAVFDAPEKMSICDALLLNKIDMEHACGQVGACSTCHVVVVQGFDSLNALGDNEEDMLDQAWGLQPHSRLSCQARLNQEDLTVELPRYTLNHAKE, encoded by the coding sequence ATGCCCAGAATCACCGTCCTGCCCCATCCCGAGCTGGCTCCTGACGGCGCCGTCTTCGACGCGCCCGAGAAGATGAGCATTTGCGATGCATTGCTATTGAACAAAATTGACATGGAACATGCCTGCGGACAGGTCGGCGCCTGTTCCACCTGCCACGTGGTCGTGGTGCAGGGTTTCGACTCGCTCAATGCACTGGGCGACAACGAGGAAGACATGCTCGACCAGGCCTGGGGCTTGCAGCCCCACTCGCGCCTGTCCTGCCAGGCGCGCCTGAACCAGGAAGACCTGACGGTGGAGCTGCCCAGGTACACGCTGAACCACGCCAAGGAATAA
- a CDS encoding M13 family metallopeptidase gives MKRSLISAACCALFALSSPSLYAQQGAAAPVSGIDLKTLDPAVSPKDDFYGYVNGVWTRNTEIPADKSVWGTYIELREIAQGQLRGLIADTLKHPGKPGSDAHKIADLYTSFMNDKARNAAGFKPLKAELARVAALKDKQDLPALFAYLQGNGIATPFSAYVAPDAQDPEQYTINISQSGLGLPDRDYYLKDDDAKLKAVREKYLKHIEAMLAMSGDKAAAAHAGQILDIETRLAAVQWTRVQMRDPVKSYNRVGFDKFAALAPAFDWNAYFAAAGLAKKESSAVVRQPSFITGFSETVAAVPLDAWKSYFNWRIIESYASYLDSASVKERFGFEGTVLRGVPQSEPQWQLALRFTDGAISDAIGKRYVEMYLPPETRPRVMAMFDNFVASFKDGIEQLDWMGPETKKEAQLKLAALKPKIAYPDKWRDYSAMRTQPNDLIANVRASRAWSRQQNVDKLGKPVDRDEWSMTPQTVNASYSPSLNAITIPAAILQPPFFNVKAEDAVNYGLLGITFGHEISHAFDDSGSQYDARGRLRNWWTAEDRAAFKALAAGLVKQYGAYSPVPGYHINGELTLGENIGDNSGLSITYKAYQRSLGGKPSPVLDGLTGEQRLYIGFAQKWRAKLRPEAAIAQIKSDPHSPGEFRAKGTVKNQPGFYEAFDIKPGDPMYLPPEQRVIMW, from the coding sequence GTGAAACGTTCGCTTATCAGCGCCGCCTGCTGCGCCTTGTTCGCCTTATCTTCGCCCTCGCTGTACGCCCAGCAGGGTGCCGCCGCGCCAGTTTCCGGCATCGACCTGAAAACCCTGGACCCGGCCGTCAGCCCGAAAGATGATTTTTACGGCTACGTCAATGGCGTGTGGACGCGCAATACGGAAATCCCGGCCGACAAATCCGTCTGGGGCACGTATATCGAATTGCGCGAAATCGCGCAAGGCCAGCTGCGCGGCCTGATCGCCGACACCTTGAAGCACCCCGGCAAGCCCGGCAGCGATGCGCACAAGATCGCCGACCTGTACACGAGTTTCATGAACGACAAGGCGCGCAATGCGGCCGGCTTCAAGCCCTTGAAGGCCGAACTGGCCCGCGTCGCCGCGCTCAAGGACAAGCAGGACTTGCCGGCGCTGTTTGCCTACCTGCAAGGCAATGGCATCGCCACGCCGTTCTCGGCCTATGTTGCGCCCGATGCGCAGGATCCCGAGCAATACACGATCAATATCAGCCAGTCGGGCCTGGGCTTGCCTGACCGCGACTATTACCTGAAGGACGACGACGCCAAGCTCAAGGCCGTGCGCGAGAAATACCTGAAGCATATCGAAGCCATGCTGGCCATGAGCGGCGACAAGGCCGCCGCCGCCCATGCGGGCCAGATCCTCGACATCGAGACGCGCCTGGCGGCCGTGCAGTGGACGCGCGTGCAGATGCGCGACCCCGTGAAATCGTACAACCGCGTCGGTTTCGACAAATTCGCGGCGCTGGCGCCGGCCTTCGACTGGAACGCCTACTTTGCGGCTGCCGGCCTGGCGAAAAAGGAAAGCTCGGCCGTGGTGCGCCAGCCCAGCTTCATCACAGGTTTTTCCGAGACGGTGGCCGCCGTGCCGCTGGACGCCTGGAAGAGCTATTTCAACTGGCGCATCATCGAAAGCTATGCCTCCTACCTGGATAGCGCCAGCGTCAAGGAACGCTTCGGCTTCGAAGGCACGGTGCTGCGCGGCGTGCCGCAAAGCGAACCGCAGTGGCAGCTGGCGCTGCGTTTCACGGATGGCGCCATCAGCGACGCCATCGGCAAGCGCTATGTGGAGATGTATCTGCCGCCGGAAACCCGGCCCCGCGTGATGGCCATGTTCGACAATTTCGTCGCCTCGTTCAAGGATGGCATCGAGCAGCTCGACTGGATGGGTCCGGAAACCAAGAAGGAAGCCCAGCTCAAGCTGGCCGCCCTGAAGCCGAAGATCGCCTATCCCGATAAATGGCGCGATTACAGCGCCATGCGGACGCAGCCGAATGACCTGATCGCCAACGTGCGCGCGTCGCGCGCGTGGAGCCGCCAGCAAAACGTCGACAAGCTGGGCAAGCCGGTCGACCGCGACGAATGGTCGATGACGCCGCAAACCGTCAACGCCAGCTACAGCCCGTCGCTCAACGCCATCACGATCCCGGCCGCCATCCTGCAGCCGCCATTCTTCAACGTGAAAGCGGAAGATGCCGTCAATTACGGCTTGCTGGGCATCACGTTTGGCCATGAGATCAGCCATGCCTTCGACGATTCGGGCAGCCAGTACGACGCCAGGGGCCGTTTGCGCAACTGGTGGACGGCAGAGGACCGTGCCGCCTTCAAGGCGCTGGCCGCCGGCCTCGTCAAGCAATATGGCGCCTACAGCCCCGTGCCGGGCTACCACATCAACGGCGAGCTGACCCTGGGCGAGAACATCGGCGACAATTCCGGCCTGTCGATCACCTACAAGGCCTACCAGCGTTCGCTCGGCGGCAAGCCGTCGCCCGTGCTCGATGGCTTGACGGGCGAACAGCGCCTGTACATCGGCTTTGCGCAGAAGTGGCGCGCCAAGCTGCGCCCGGAGGCGGCGATCGCCCAGATCAAGAGCGACCCCCATTCGCCGGGCGAATTCCGCGCCAAGGGCACGGTGAAAAACCAGCCCGGCTTCTACGAGGCGTTCGACATCAAGCCGGGCGACCCGATGTATCTGCCGCCCGAGCAGCGCGTGATCATGTGGTAA
- a CDS encoding DUF7661 family protein produces MQECRFNVFGTLIAVRGSPGAWRACYLGAEGKRRPADFIIPDDIQADALGEYLADLFHEDATPRNNTTTRLFP; encoded by the coding sequence ATGCAGGAATGTCGATTCAATGTGTTTGGCACGCTGATTGCCGTCAGGGGGAGTCCGGGCGCCTGGCGCGCATGCTATCTCGGCGCGGAAGGCAAGCGCCGGCCCGCCGATTTCATTATTCCCGATGATATCCAGGCCGATGCGCTGGGCGAATATCTGGCCGACCTGTTCCACGAGGATGCGACGCCGCGCAATAACACGACAACCCGGCTGTTTCCCTGA
- a CDS encoding DUF1439 domain-containing protein — protein sequence MNATAIRPLLKTAAIAAFACTVLASCSTLIGPRDVNVSLSKMQQGLERRFPIDKRVLSVLDVKLTQPQLSLQPERDRVALSVDASVMPPFIRQTWRGKLAMSGRLVLDAQRNAVYLSEASVDTVNIDGMDASQQRQFAKVASLVADQLMHETPIYTFKPDELRYAGVQFVPTQIRTTGNGLTVTFEPVK from the coding sequence ATGAATGCGACCGCCATCCGTCCCTTGCTGAAAACCGCCGCCATCGCCGCCTTTGCCTGCACCGTGCTGGCCTCATGCTCCACCCTGATCGGCCCGCGCGACGTGAACGTGTCGCTCAGCAAGATGCAGCAAGGGCTGGAGCGCCGCTTTCCCATCGACAAGCGCGTGCTGTCCGTGCTGGACGTCAAGCTGACGCAGCCGCAGCTGTCGCTGCAGCCCGAACGCGACAGAGTGGCCCTCAGCGTGGACGCCAGCGTGATGCCGCCCTTCATCCGCCAGACCTGGCGCGGCAAGCTGGCCATGTCGGGCCGCCTCGTGCTCGACGCCCAGCGCAACGCCGTCTACCTGAGCGAAGCGAGCGTGGATACGGTGAATATCGATGGCATGGATGCGTCGCAGCAGCGCCAGTTCGCCAAGGTGGCCAGCCTGGTAGCCGACCAGCTCATGCATGAAACGCCGATCTACACCTTCAAGCCGGACGAGCTGCGCTATGCAGGCGTGCAATTCGTGCCGACGCAGATCAGGACCACGGGCAACGGGCTGACGGTGACGTTCGAGCCGGTGAAATAG
- a CDS encoding hemerythrin domain-containing protein: MNAISLLMKDHKAVKALFAQYEGLSDRSFATKKKLADQICQELTVHTQLEEEIFYPAVRRPIHDGDLMDEAVVEHASAKELIAQIEAMDPADDLYDAKVKVLSEQIEHHVKEEEGDMFPKVRHTGVDLDALGEEMAARKLQLTGAAA; the protein is encoded by the coding sequence ATGAACGCGATCAGTTTATTGATGAAGGACCACAAGGCCGTCAAGGCCCTGTTTGCCCAATATGAAGGCTTGAGCGACCGCTCCTTTGCCACCAAGAAAAAGCTGGCCGACCAGATCTGCCAGGAATTGACCGTGCACACGCAGCTGGAAGAGGAAATCTTTTATCCGGCCGTGCGCCGGCCCATCCACGATGGCGACTTGATGGATGAAGCCGTCGTCGAGCACGCGAGCGCCAAGGAACTGATCGCGCAGATCGAAGCGATGGACCCGGCCGACGACCTGTACGACGCCAAGGTCAAGGTCCTGTCCGAGCAGATCGAACACCACGTCAAGGAAGAAGAGGGCGACATGTTCCCCAAGGTGCGCCATACGGGCGTCGACCTCGATGCGCTGGGCGAGGAAATGGCCGCGCGCAAGCTACAGCTGACGGGCGCCGCCGCCTGA
- the prsR gene encoding PEP-CTERM-box response regulator transcription factor produces MAKQKLLVIEDDPGLQKQLHWSFDAYEVLLAGEREAALALVRRHQPAVVTMDLGLPPDPDGATEGLATLQLILALAPDTKVIVLSGNQERAHALKAIALGAYDFHQKPFDADMLGLVIARAFYLHAMQQENRRMLQTQADSPLAGIVSRDPGMLKLCRSVEKVAPSSASVMLLGDSGSGKELVARGLHALSSRHAQRFVAINCAAIPENLLESELFGYERGAFTGAARQTLGKIELAHGGTFFLDEIGDMPMALQAKLLRFLQERVIERVGGRGEIAVDVRIVCATHQDLKVLAEQGRFREDLFYRLSEIVLRIPPLRERAGDAALLAHHFKNKFCASEGRSNLHFSAGALQLIEAYGWPGNVREVENCIKRAVIMSDGPQIAADDLGLPASAQAAPVDDAINLRQAREAAEYKVMVRALARADGNIAKAAELLGVSRPTLYDLMGHHGIR; encoded by the coding sequence ATGGCCAAGCAGAAATTACTCGTCATCGAAGACGACCCCGGCCTGCAAAAGCAGCTGCACTGGAGTTTCGATGCCTACGAGGTGTTGCTGGCGGGCGAGCGCGAGGCGGCGCTGGCGCTGGTGCGGCGCCACCAGCCGGCCGTCGTGACGATGGACCTGGGCTTGCCGCCCGACCCCGACGGCGCCACGGAAGGGCTGGCCACCTTGCAGCTGATCCTCGCGCTGGCGCCGGACACGAAGGTCATCGTCCTCTCGGGCAACCAGGAACGCGCGCATGCCTTGAAAGCCATCGCCCTGGGCGCCTACGATTTCCACCAGAAACCGTTCGACGCCGACATGCTGGGCCTCGTCATCGCCCGCGCCTTTTATCTGCACGCGATGCAGCAGGAAAACCGCCGCATGCTGCAAACCCAGGCGGACTCGCCATTGGCCGGCATCGTCAGCCGCGATCCCGGCATGCTGAAACTGTGCCGCAGCGTGGAAAAAGTGGCGCCTTCGTCGGCCAGCGTGATGCTGCTGGGCGACTCGGGCAGCGGCAAGGAACTGGTGGCGCGCGGCTTGCACGCGCTGTCCAGCCGCCACGCGCAGCGCTTCGTCGCCATCAATTGCGCGGCCATCCCCGAAAACCTGCTGGAAAGCGAGCTGTTCGGCTATGAACGGGGCGCGTTTACGGGCGCGGCGCGGCAAACCCTGGGCAAGATCGAACTGGCCCACGGCGGCACCTTCTTTCTCGACGAGATAGGCGACATGCCGATGGCGCTGCAGGCGAAGCTGCTGCGTTTTTTGCAGGAACGGGTCATCGAGCGCGTGGGCGGACGGGGCGAGATCGCCGTCGACGTGCGCATCGTCTGCGCCACGCACCAGGATCTGAAGGTGCTGGCCGAGCAGGGGCGTTTTCGCGAAGACCTGTTTTACCGGCTCAGCGAAATCGTGCTGCGCATCCCGCCCCTGCGCGAGCGGGCCGGCGACGCGGCCTTGCTGGCCCACCATTTCAAGAACAAGTTCTGCGCCAGCGAAGGCCGCAGCAACCTGCATTTCAGCGCCGGCGCGCTGCAGCTGATCGAAGCGTATGGCTGGCCCGGCAATGTGCGCGAAGTGGAGAATTGCATCAAGCGCGCCGTCATCATGAGCGACGGGCCGCAGATCGCGGCCGACGACCTGGGCTTGCCTGCCAGCGCCCAGGCCGCGCCCGTGGACGACGCCATCAACCTGCGCCAGGCCCGCGAAGCGGCCGAATACAAGGTGATGGTGCGCGCGCTGGCCCGCGCCGACGGCAATATCGCCAAGGCGGCCGAACTGCTGGGCGTGAGCCGGCCCACCCTGTATGACTTGATGGGGCACCACGGCATCAGGTAG
- the prsK gene encoding XrtA/PEP-CTERM system histidine kinase PrsK: MMREQSAWLAAADAAALSHGLASLAFFALALLLISNWRARQNVRALLVACLATGAWATGTVVLVLLGHRIVLAGDALEMLRTLAWLVFVLLLVEPSRPRLRLVLAGVVLTALAPGLSALASSWLALPLPARIIASVSRLLLAVLGMLLVEQWYRNTPPLKRWGIKFACLGVGGLFAYDFYLYSDALLFRTINDDIWAARGIVDALCAPMLAVSAARNPGWALGLSVSRQMLYRSAALLGSAIYLLAMAASAYYLRYFGGTWGSLMQMAYLGGAGLLLAGVLFSGSLRAKLKVSINKHFYNAIFDYREEWLRFTRALSEDGPALGERAIQAVAQLVESPAGALWILREQGLFAPAASWNWPPPAWSEPAAGSLCQFLEARQWVIDVPDCQGNPRQYAGLALPPALLALPNVWLLVPLTLHGQLFAFVALARPRTAIGLNWEIRDVLKIAGSQAASYLAHRESLDSLMVSRQFESFNRMSTFIVHDLKNLVFQLSLLLSNAEKHRANPAFQEDMLGTLDHSVQKMKTLLQKLARGETPEAPAPLRLDGLLRQAVAAKASLAPAPRLEIVDGELTVLANRARLERVLGHLIQNAIEATASDGQVAVRLLRERQTAVVELDDTGQGMSEQFIRERLFKPFDTTKTAGMGIGVFESREYLREVGGSLEVRSAPQVGTTFRVILPLHAA; this comes from the coding sequence ATGATGCGGGAACAGTCGGCGTGGCTGGCGGCGGCCGATGCGGCAGCGCTCAGCCATGGATTGGCGTCGCTGGCCTTCTTCGCGCTGGCCTTGCTGCTCATCAGCAACTGGCGCGCGCGGCAGAACGTGCGCGCCTTGCTCGTCGCCTGCCTGGCCACGGGCGCGTGGGCGACGGGCACGGTGGTGCTGGTGCTGCTGGGACACCGCATTGTGCTGGCCGGCGATGCGCTGGAAATGCTGCGCACCCTGGCCTGGCTGGTGTTCGTGCTGTTGCTGGTCGAGCCGTCGCGTCCCCGCCTGCGCCTCGTGCTGGCCGGCGTCGTCCTCACGGCGCTGGCGCCCGGGCTGTCCGCGCTGGCCTCGTCGTGGCTGGCGTTGCCTTTGCCGGCGCGCATCATCGCCAGCGTCAGCCGCCTGTTGCTGGCCGTGCTGGGCATGCTGCTGGTGGAACAGTGGTACCGCAATACGCCGCCGCTCAAGCGCTGGGGCATCAAGTTCGCCTGCCTGGGCGTGGGCGGCCTGTTTGCCTACGATTTCTACCTGTACAGCGATGCCTTGCTGTTCCGCACGATTAACGACGATATCTGGGCCGCGCGCGGCATCGTCGACGCCCTGTGCGCACCGATGCTGGCCGTATCCGCCGCGCGCAATCCGGGCTGGGCCCTGGGCCTGTCCGTCTCGCGGCAGATGCTGTACCGCTCGGCCGCCTTGCTCGGCTCGGCCATCTATCTGCTGGCGATGGCGGCCAGCGCCTATTATTTACGCTATTTCGGCGGCACCTGGGGTTCCTTGATGCAGATGGCTTATCTGGGCGGCGCAGGCCTGCTGCTGGCCGGCGTGCTGTTTTCGGGCAGCTTGCGCGCCAAGCTCAAGGTCAGCATCAACAAGCATTTTTATAACGCCATCTTCGATTACCGCGAGGAATGGCTGCGCTTTACGCGCGCCCTGTCCGAGGATGGCCCGGCGCTGGGCGAGCGGGCCATCCAGGCCGTGGCGCAGCTGGTGGAAAGCCCGGCCGGCGCGCTGTGGATCTTGCGCGAGCAAGGGCTGTTTGCACCGGCCGCCAGCTGGAACTGGCCGCCGCCGGCCTGGAGCGAACCGGCGGCGGGCAGCCTGTGCCAGTTCCTCGAGGCGCGCCAGTGGGTGATCGACGTGCCCGACTGCCAGGGCAATCCGCGCCAGTACGCCGGCCTGGCCTTGCCGCCGGCGCTGCTGGCCTTGCCCAATGTGTGGCTGCTGGTGCCGCTGACCCTGCATGGCCAGCTGTTCGCCTTCGTGGCGCTGGCGCGGCCCCGCACGGCCATCGGCCTGAACTGGGAAATCCGCGACGTGCTGAAAATTGCCGGCAGCCAGGCCGCCAGTTACCTGGCGCACCGCGAATCGCTGGACTCGCTGATGGTGTCGCGCCAGTTCGAATCGTTCAACCGCATGTCGACCTTCATCGTGCATGACCTGAAAAACCTCGTGTTCCAGCTGTCCTTGCTGTTAAGCAATGCGGAAAAGCACCGCGCCAATCCCGCCTTCCAGGAAGACATGCTGGGTACCCTGGACCATTCCGTGCAAAAAATGAAGACCCTGCTGCAAAAGCTGGCGCGCGGCGAGACGCCGGAAGCGCCGGCGCCGCTGCGCCTCGACGGCTTGCTGCGCCAGGCCGTGGCGGCCAAGGCCAGCCTGGCGCCCGCGCCGCGGCTGGAGATCGTCGACGGCGAACTGACGGTGCTGGCCAACCGCGCGCGCCTCGAGCGGGTGCTCGGCCATCTGATCCAGAACGCCATCGAAGCCACGGCCAGCGATGGCCAGGTGGCCGTGCGCCTGTTGCGCGAGCGCCAGACGGCCGTGGTCGAGCTTGACGATACGGGGCAGGGCATGAGCGAGCAGTTCATCCGCGAGCGCCTGTTCAAGCCCTTCGACACGACGAAGACGGCCGGCATGGGCATCGGCGTGTTCGAAAGCCGCGAATACCTGCGCGAAGTGGGCGGCAGCCTGGAAGTGCGCAGCGCGCCGCAGGTGGGCACGACGTTTCGCGTGATCCTGCCGCTGCATGCCGCGTGA
- a CDS encoding TIGR03013 family XrtA/PEP-CTERM system glycosyltransferase — MIRIFSHYVSKTAFILLLLEILILLLSATLTSLLWLADGSRLVRLGEVYLSSSIFALVIVLSMSTLGMYQHRSRDDIRNTLLRILPSFALGFAVLSLLVRFIPALHFGRGGVLIFGLGAIGVLLARLVVFKSSQSALMEGRLILVGGGALARECMELAASKIGFHQFTVVGCIDVAGEQCCVPASALLPSGPSLLAMAQRHDAHEIVVSVSDRRNGAFPGKQLLECALGGVKVIDAATFFEREACQIRIDSLQPSYLIYGGGFDQSFFRAASKRLFDLAASSVICLAALPVMLVTAACIRLEDGGPVFYQQERVGRDGLPFHVLKFRSMRSDAERDGTPLWALANDARVTRVGQFIRKLRIDELPQVLNVFRGEMSFVGPRPERAYFVEQLKEQVPYYNIRHSIKPGITGLAQVRYQYGASVDDAVKKLQYDLYYVKNNSLFLDLLILLDTVQVVLFGKGGR; from the coding sequence ATGATCCGCATCTTCAGCCATTACGTGTCAAAAACGGCATTCATCCTGCTGTTGCTGGAAATCCTGATCCTGCTGCTGTCGGCCACCCTGACGTCCCTGCTGTGGCTGGCGGATGGCAGCCGCCTGGTGAGGCTGGGCGAGGTGTACCTGTCGTCGTCGATCTTCGCGCTGGTCATCGTCCTGAGCATGAGCACCCTGGGCATGTACCAGCACCGCTCGCGCGACGACATCCGCAACACTTTATTGCGCATCCTGCCCTCGTTCGCGCTGGGTTTTGCCGTGCTCAGCCTGCTGGTGCGCTTCATCCCCGCGCTGCATTTCGGGCGCGGCGGCGTGCTGATCTTCGGTTTGGGCGCCATCGGCGTGCTGCTGGCGCGCCTGGTCGTGTTCAAGTCCTCGCAATCGGCGCTGATGGAAGGCCGGCTGATCCTGGTGGGTGGCGGGGCGCTGGCGCGCGAATGCATGGAGTTGGCGGCCAGCAAGATCGGTTTCCACCAGTTCACGGTGGTGGGATGCATTGATGTGGCCGGTGAGCAATGCTGCGTGCCGGCCTCGGCGCTGCTGCCATCCGGACCGTCGCTGCTGGCCATGGCGCAGCGCCATGACGCGCACGAGATCGTCGTCTCCGTCAGCGACCGGCGCAATGGCGCGTTTCCCGGCAAGCAATTGCTCGAATGCGCGCTGGGCGGCGTGAAAGTGATCGACGCGGCCACGTTTTTCGAGCGCGAAGCGTGCCAGATCCGCATCGATTCCCTGCAGCCCAGCTATCTGATCTATGGCGGCGGCTTCGACCAGAGCTTTTTCCGCGCCGCCTCGAAGCGTTTGTTCGACCTGGCCGCCAGCAGCGTCATCTGCCTGGCCGCGCTGCCCGTGATGCTGGTGACGGCCGCCTGCATCCGCCTGGAGGATGGCGGCCCCGTGTTTTACCAGCAGGAAAGGGTGGGGCGCGACGGCTTGCCCTTCCATGTGCTGAAATTTCGCAGCATGCGCAGCGATGCCGAGCGCGACGGGACGCCCCTCTGGGCGCTGGCCAACGATGCCCGCGTCACGCGCGTGGGCCAGTTCATCCGCAAGCTGCGCATCGACGAGCTGCCGCAGGTGCTCAATGTGTTTCGCGGCGAGATGAGCTTCGTGGGACCGCGTCCCGAGCGCGCCTACTTCGTCGAGCAGCTCAAGGAACAGGTTCCGTACTACAACATTCGCCACAGTATCAAGCCCGGCATCACGGGCCTGGCGCAGGTGCGCTACCAATATGGCGCCTCCGTCGACGATGCCGTGAAAAAGCTGCAATACGACCTGTATTACGTCAAAAACAATAGCCTGTTCCTCGACCTGCTGATCCTGCTCGACACGGTGCAGGTGGTGCTGTTTGGCAAGGGCGGCCGATGA